The Desulfomicrobium orale DSM 12838 genome includes a window with the following:
- a CDS encoding aspartate-semialdehyde dehydrogenase, which translates to MAKKPVVAVVGATGAVGREMLDTLVRRDFPHAEVRALASSRSAGTPVECGSRSLTVQELTEDSFVGVDLAIFSAGGSTSEKFAPCAVKAGCVVVDNSSAWRMDSAVPLVVPEVNPDDLAWHKGIIANPNCSTIQMVAVLKPLHDAARIRRVVVSTYQAVSGTGQKAIAELESQVRQLFNGQETASEVYPYRIAFNCLPQIDVFLDNEYTKEEMKMVLETTKILGDDTVRVTATTVRVPVFYGHSESVNIETEKKLSPQEARAILSQAPGIRVYDNPGEKIYPMPVVAAGEDDIFVGRIREDESIANGLNMFIVADNIRKGAALNAVQIAEALLERNLLRVP; encoded by the coding sequence ATGGCCAAGAAACCGGTGGTGGCCGTGGTGGGCGCGACAGGCGCCGTGGGACGGGAGATGCTCGATACATTGGTCCGGCGCGATTTTCCTCATGCGGAAGTGCGTGCCCTGGCTTCTTCCCGCTCGGCAGGCACGCCCGTGGAATGCGGCTCCCGTTCCCTGACTGTGCAGGAACTGACGGAAGATTCCTTCGTCGGCGTGGACTTGGCCATTTTTTCCGCGGGCGGCAGCACTTCGGAGAAGTTTGCGCCCTGCGCCGTCAAGGCGGGATGTGTGGTGGTGGACAACTCCAGTGCCTGGCGCATGGACTCGGCCGTGCCGCTGGTGGTGCCCGAGGTCAATCCGGATGATCTGGCCTGGCACAAGGGCATCATCGCCAATCCCAACTGTTCCACCATTCAGATGGTAGCGGTGCTCAAGCCCCTGCACGATGCCGCGCGCATCAGGCGGGTGGTGGTCTCCACCTATCAGGCCGTGTCGGGCACGGGACAGAAGGCCATTGCCGAGCTGGAGTCCCAGGTGCGGCAGCTTTTCAACGGGCAGGAGACGGCCAGTGAGGTTTATCCGTATCGCATCGCCTTCAACTGTCTGCCCCAGATCGACGTCTTCCTGGACAACGAGTACACCAAGGAAGAAATGAAGATGGTGCTGGAGACCACGAAAATTTTGGGCGACGACACCGTCCGGGTGACCGCGACCACGGTTCGGGTACCCGTTTTCTACGGACACAGTGAGAGCGTGAACATCGAGACGGAGAAAAAGCTGAGCCCGCAGGAAGCCAGAGCCATTTTGTCCCAGGCTCCGGGCATTCGCGTGTACGATAATCCCGGTGAGAAGATCTATCCCATGCCCGTTGTGGCCGCCGGGGAGGACGATATTTTCGTGGGGCGCATCCGCGAGGACGAGAGTATCGCCAACGGCCTGAACATGTTTATTGTGGCTGACAACATCCGCAAGGGTGCCGCCCTGAACGCGGTGCAGATAGCCGAAGCCCTGCTGGAAAGAAATCTGCTGCGTGTGCCGTAA
- the metF gene encoding methylenetetrahydrofolate reductase [NAD(P)H], translating to MRIAELLQRREPFLSLEFFPPKDRAQWPGFFDVVRELKVLAPVFCSVTYGAGGSTRHNTLEIAARLKQEYMLEPLLHLTCVGAHRTGLSSFLEDVADSGCENILALRGDPPRGETTFIPDSEDFRHGCDLVHFIRDGFPRFCVGVAGYPEKHPEAPSMERDIAWLRHKVQCGADFVITQLFFDNNAYFRFVDQARSAGVTVPIIPGVLPVRNLAALKRMLGFCGASVPEGYMRDLEHVQHVYGDSGVRGLGLGFAKAQIRDLLDRGAPGVHLYTLNRADTCLEIWKDSTVRDTHSDC from the coding sequence GTGCGCATTGCCGAACTGCTCCAGCGGCGGGAGCCGTTTCTGTCGCTGGAGTTTTTTCCTCCCAAAGACCGGGCGCAGTGGCCCGGTTTTTTTGATGTCGTTCGGGAACTCAAGGTCCTGGCGCCTGTTTTTTGTTCCGTAACCTACGGGGCTGGCGGCAGCACCCGGCATAACACGCTGGAAATAGCGGCCCGCCTGAAACAGGAATACATGCTGGAGCCGCTGTTGCACCTGACCTGCGTGGGTGCGCATCGCACCGGGCTCAGCTCTTTTCTGGAAGACGTCGCGGATTCCGGGTGTGAAAATATTCTGGCTCTGCGAGGGGATCCTCCTCGCGGCGAAACCACTTTCATCCCCGACAGCGAGGACTTCCGGCACGGCTGTGATCTGGTGCACTTTATCCGCGATGGCTTCCCCCGGTTTTGCGTTGGTGTGGCCGGATATCCGGAGAAGCATCCGGAAGCGCCGTCCATGGAGCGTGATATCGCGTGGCTGCGGCACAAAGTCCAGTGTGGAGCGGATTTCGTCATCACCCAGCTTTTCTTCGATAACAACGCTTATTTCCGCTTTGTGGATCAGGCCCGGTCAGCGGGAGTGACTGTCCCCATCATTCCAGGGGTACTGCCGGTGCGGAATCTGGCGGCCCTGAAGCGCATGCTCGGTTTTTGCGGGGCTTCTGTTCCGGAAGGATACATGCGCGATCTGGAACACGTTCAGCATGTCTACGGCGACAGTGGGGTGCGTGGTCTGGGGCTTGGGTTTGCCAAGGCGCAGATTCGGGATCTGCTTGACCGCGGCGCGCCCGGAGTGCATCTGTACACTCTGAACAGGGCCGATACCTGTCTGGAAATCTGGAAGGATTCCACCGTGCGGGATACGCATTCGGATTGCTGA
- a CDS encoding type II secretion system F family protein, with the protein MAIFIYKAKARNGRTVKGDLDAPSLEFAENILRRKGYSLVWVKPRPKDLLEGTPLEGGVSDRDMVVFSRQFATMINAGVPILQALQIMCEQTENSKLRRKLYSVRNDIEGGSSLYEALKKHPDVFDALYTNMVNAGETGGILDIVLLRLSEYIEKAAKLKAKIKGAMIYPGVVVTVAVAVVAIILIFVIPTFEQMFRSFGSALPLPTQIVIDLSRFVTENILWLVIGFILFLVGFRFFYKWEQGKILVDRWILFLPIFGPLLRKAAVAKFSRTFSTMVSSGVPILSALDIVAKTSGNKTVELGVLEAKKSIAEGQTLAEPLEDTGVFPPMVIHMISIGETTGSLDSMLAKIADFYDDEVDVAVETLTSLIEPLMIVFLGVVVGGLVVSMYLPIFSIGDVI; encoded by the coding sequence ATGGCTATTTTTATCTACAAGGCAAAGGCTCGTAACGGAAGAACCGTCAAGGGGGACCTTGATGCTCCCAGTCTGGAATTTGCGGAAAATATTCTGCGCCGGAAAGGATATTCTCTTGTCTGGGTCAAACCCAGACCCAAGGATTTGCTGGAGGGGACTCCCCTTGAGGGCGGCGTTTCGGACCGCGATATGGTGGTTTTCAGCCGTCAGTTCGCCACCATGATCAACGCTGGCGTGCCTATCCTGCAAGCGCTGCAGATCATGTGTGAACAGACCGAAAATAGTAAATTGCGCCGCAAGCTGTATTCCGTGCGTAACGATATCGAAGGCGGCAGCTCTCTCTATGAGGCTTTGAAGAAACATCCCGATGTTTTTGACGCCCTCTACACAAACATGGTCAATGCGGGTGAAACCGGCGGTATTCTGGATATTGTTCTGCTGCGGTTGTCCGAATACATAGAGAAGGCGGCTAAGCTCAAAGCCAAGATCAAAGGGGCCATGATTTACCCTGGCGTGGTTGTGACAGTGGCAGTTGCCGTTGTCGCAATTATTCTTATTTTTGTTATTCCCACCTTTGAGCAGATGTTTCGAAGTTTCGGTTCTGCGTTACCTTTGCCGACCCAGATTGTTATTGATCTCAGTAGATTCGTCACCGAGAATATTCTGTGGCTGGTAATTGGGTTCATCCTTTTTCTGGTGGGATTCCGCTTTTTCTACAAATGGGAACAGGGAAAGATACTGGTAGACCGTTGGATACTGTTTCTGCCTATTTTTGGTCCTTTACTCCGCAAGGCCGCCGTGGCCAAGTTCAGCCGGACGTTTTCCACCATGGTATCAAGCGGCGTACCCATCCTGAGCGCATTGGATATCGTCGCCAAGACATCGGGCAACAAAACCGTGGAACTGGGGGTGCTCGAGGCCAAGAAATCCATTGCCGAAGGCCAGACTTTGGCCGAGCCATTGGAAGACACGGGTGTATTCCCGCCTATGGTTATTCACATGATTTCCATCGGCGAAACAACGGGTTCTTTGGACTCCATGCTGGCCAAAATTGCGGATTTTTATGACGATGAAGTGGATGTTGCGGTGGAGACTCTGACCTCGCTCATTGAGCCTTTGATGATCGTATTTCTGGGCGTCGTGGTGGGTGGACTAGTGGTCAGCATGTATTTGCCCATATTCTCCATCGGCGATGTTATATAG
- a CDS encoding ABC-F family ATP-binding cassette domain-containing protein yields MSRITVQAVSKAYSGVDLFSGLSLEVHSGTRLALVGPNGCGKSTLLKIMAGEVSPDSGRVSTPKGAQIGFVRQDLGRADLEKRLEDFVLEVLPSWAEFWMDWKTALEKGDDAALMELHHRQAELEHQYGYNPEHRAHAILSGLGFAPAAFSRTLGELSGGWRERAKLARVLVAGADILFLDEPTNHLDLEAVEWLESYVQSFQGALVFVAHDRYFLDRCANRVLFLGGEKPVLRDGNFSQFLEWNAERGEQNRRQAEKLRAEIGRNQAFVDRFRAKATKARQAQSRLVRIGRLQGELDGIAPEVRTRTLSFSWPEPERGNQTVLSAVDLSFSFPDAELFSGLTFHLYRGQKIGLVGPNGRGKSTLIKLITGGLAPTRGRVSLGSSIVTGYFSQHQTDILRPTQTVMAEIRRLASPSSSDFQLKSVLGLFMLGERYWEKKVEELSGGEKNRLVLASLFLSRANFLVLDEPTNHLDMESREALIEALCAYSGTMLAVAHDRYLLSEVVNEIWELTPQGIEVHQCGFDEYHARKKEENDAEARQPKAARQDQKQRKREEAELRNRIHQQVRPLRKKYEKFEAQLEANLAEQGELEVLLADPATYADVERSGELGRKFTRLQEKAEEFMSELAYLEKELQELEGQKTD; encoded by the coding sequence ATGTCCAGAATCACGGTTCAGGCGGTCTCCAAGGCGTATTCCGGGGTGGATCTGTTCTCCGGGCTGTCTCTGGAGGTTCATTCCGGAACGCGGCTGGCTCTGGTGGGTCCCAATGGCTGCGGAAAATCCACTTTGCTCAAGATCATGGCTGGAGAGGTTTCTCCCGACAGCGGCCGGGTCAGTACGCCCAAGGGCGCTCAGATCGGGTTCGTGCGTCAGGATCTGGGCCGGGCGGATCTGGAGAAAAGACTCGAGGATTTCGTGCTGGAGGTGCTGCCCTCCTGGGCTGAGTTCTGGATGGACTGGAAGACGGCCTTGGAAAAGGGCGACGATGCGGCTCTGATGGAACTGCATCACCGGCAGGCGGAGCTGGAACACCAATACGGCTACAATCCCGAACACCGGGCCCATGCCATTCTGTCCGGCCTGGGCTTTGCCCCGGCCGCCTTTTCCCGGACCTTGGGAGAACTGAGCGGTGGCTGGCGGGAGCGGGCCAAGCTGGCCCGGGTGCTGGTGGCCGGGGCTGATATCCTTTTTCTGGACGAGCCGACCAACCATCTGGACCTGGAAGCGGTGGAGTGGCTTGAGTCCTATGTGCAGAGTTTTCAGGGCGCTCTCGTCTTTGTGGCCCATGACCGCTATTTTCTGGACCGCTGCGCCAACAGGGTGCTTTTTCTCGGCGGAGAAAAACCCGTGCTGCGCGACGGCAACTTTTCGCAGTTTCTGGAATGGAATGCCGAGCGCGGGGAGCAGAACCGGCGCCAGGCGGAAAAACTGCGGGCGGAAATCGGCCGCAACCAGGCTTTTGTGGACCGTTTCCGGGCCAAGGCCACCAAGGCCAGGCAGGCCCAGAGCCGGCTGGTGCGGATCGGCAGGCTGCAGGGTGAACTGGACGGGATCGCGCCTGAAGTCCGTACCCGGACTCTGTCCTTTTCCTGGCCCGAGCCCGAGCGAGGCAACCAGACGGTACTCTCGGCCGTGGACCTGTCCTTTTCCTTTCCGGATGCGGAGCTGTTTTCCGGTCTGACTTTTCATCTGTACCGCGGCCAGAAGATCGGTCTGGTCGGCCCCAACGGCCGCGGCAAATCCACCCTGATCAAGCTCATCACTGGCGGACTTGCACCCACGCGGGGCAGGGTTTCGCTGGGATCATCCATCGTGACCGGCTATTTCAGCCAGCACCAGACGGATATTCTGCGTCCGACCCAGACAGTCATGGCCGAGATACGGCGTCTGGCCTCTCCCTCCAGCTCGGATTTCCAGCTCAAGTCCGTGCTCGGGCTCTTCATGCTGGGCGAACGGTACTGGGAAAAGAAGGTGGAGGAATTGAGCGGCGGGGAAAAGAACCGGCTGGTTCTGGCCAGCCTTTTCCTCAGCCGAGCCAACTTTCTGGTTCTGGACGAGCCGACCAACCATCTGGACATGGAAAGCCGGGAAGCCCTGATCGAGGCCCTGTGCGCCTATTCCGGGACCATGCTGGCCGTGGCCCATGACCGCTATCTGCTGTCGGAAGTGGTCAACGAAATCTGGGAACTCACGCCGCAGGGTATAGAAGTTCACCAGTGCGGGTTTGACGAGTATCACGCCCGCAAAAAGGAAGAGAATGATGCAGAGGCGCGGCAGCCCAAAGCAGCCCGGCAGGATCAGAAACAGAGAAAGCGGGAGGAGGCCGAACTGCGGAACCGGATTCATCAGCAGGTCAGACCCCTCAGGAAAAAATACGAAAAATTTGAAGCCCAGCTAGAGGCCAATCTCGCGGAACAGGGCGAACTTGAGGTTCTGCTGGCGGATCCGGCCACCTATGCCGATGTGGAACGGTCCGGTGAACTGGGACGGAAGTTCACCCGGCTGCAGGAAAAAGCCGAGGAGTTCATGTCGGAACTGGCTTATCTGGAGAAGGAACTGCAGGAACTGGAAGGGCAAAAGACGGATTGA
- the mutY gene encoding A/G-specific adenine glycosylase: protein MDNTLSHLLMDWFTRHQRDLPWRRTYSPYHVWISEIMLQQTQMERGVEYFNRWMRKLPDVEALAEAREDDVLKLWEGLGYYSRARNLHRAACILCSVHGGCFPSTPEELQKLPGIGPYTARAIASIAFERDVCVVDANVERVCSRLYNIDTPVKNRDTRKRIEEICEALLPPGQARIFNQAVMEFGSLLCSPRTPGCPVCPVREFCAALREGVVDQRPVLRPPAKPIFLDMATGVLRREGRFFVQKRLSDDVWGNLWEFPGGVVEQGESPEQAVIREYLEETGLTVSRPAPIGRFKHSYTRYRITLHAFFVEAETVAPVALTAAQEYRWSTWEEVCSLAFPAGHRKLVEHLSLLRKFEMETNS from the coding sequence ATGGACAACACTCTCTCCCATCTTCTCATGGACTGGTTTACGCGCCACCAGCGGGACCTTCCCTGGCGCAGAACCTACAGCCCGTATCACGTCTGGATTTCGGAGATCATGCTGCAGCAGACCCAGATGGAGCGCGGCGTGGAGTACTTCAACCGCTGGATGCGAAAACTCCCCGATGTGGAGGCCCTGGCCGAAGCCCGCGAGGACGATGTGCTCAAGCTGTGGGAGGGGCTCGGATACTACTCCCGGGCCCGCAATCTGCACAGGGCCGCCTGCATCCTGTGCTCCGTGCACGGCGGCTGTTTTCCCTCCACGCCGGAGGAGCTGCAGAAGCTTCCGGGCATCGGCCCGTACACGGCCCGGGCCATTGCCAGCATCGCCTTCGAGCGGGACGTCTGTGTGGTGGACGCCAATGTGGAGCGCGTCTGCAGCAGGCTCTATAATATCGATACGCCCGTGAAAAACCGCGACACCAGAAAGCGGATAGAAGAAATCTGCGAAGCCCTGCTTCCTCCGGGCCAGGCCAGAATCTTCAATCAGGCCGTCATGGAGTTTGGCAGCCTGCTCTGCTCTCCCCGGACGCCCGGCTGTCCCGTCTGTCCGGTACGGGAATTCTGCGCCGCCCTCCGGGAAGGCGTGGTGGATCAGCGCCCCGTGCTCCGGCCGCCTGCAAAACCCATTTTTCTGGACATGGCCACCGGCGTGCTCCGGCGCGAAGGCAGATTCTTCGTACAGAAACGCCTGAGCGACGATGTCTGGGGAAACCTGTGGGAATTTCCCGGCGGCGTGGTGGAACAGGGCGAGAGTCCGGAACAGGCGGTCATCCGTGAGTATCTGGAGGAAACGGGCCTGACCGTCTCCCGCCCGGCACCCATCGGAAGATTCAAACATTCCTACACCAGATACCGGATCACCCTGCACGCCTTCTTCGTCGAAGCCGAGACCGTGGCTCCCGTCGCGCTCACCGCGGCCCAGGAATACCGCTGGTCCACCTGGGAAGAAGTGTGCAGTCTGGCCTTTCCCGCCGGGCACCGGAAACTCGTCGAACACCTGTCCCTGTTGCGCAAATTCGAAATGGAGACCAACTCATGA
- a CDS encoding esterase/lipase family protein: MTTFTILLVLTALAVLIAAAVGGLVFALAAPLLGTVIALIFGVSVLGTLISSALFCYEESTRTGKPAMPLLNLCLRAAPLGILSQAAMFCLYPLGLWPGLWSRPTSGKDLVVMVHGLFHNAGAWALFRHRLHSKGYATACFSYSSWGTELEEVVRDLQEYLRDLAARNPGRNIHLVGHSLGGLLLRAALGSMETPENVRSVVTLGAPFGGSKLSPFAFQSLGRYLQYDGETVRRLAALPHPGHVRSLALYSPVDGLVLPSDALHCSAPGWVEKETAPVSHVSMLYAESVFEDAKRWMREVSGN; the protein is encoded by the coding sequence ATGACCACCTTCACCATTCTTCTTGTCCTGACCGCCCTGGCGGTACTCATTGCGGCGGCCGTCGGCGGGCTCGTCTTCGCCCTGGCCGCGCCGCTTCTGGGCACCGTGATCGCCCTCATCTTCGGCGTCTCCGTTCTGGGCACTCTCATCAGCTCGGCCCTGTTCTGCTACGAAGAAAGCACCCGGACGGGAAAACCCGCCATGCCCCTTCTGAACCTGTGCCTGCGTGCCGCGCCCCTTGGCATCCTCTCCCAGGCCGCCATGTTCTGCCTGTATCCTCTGGGTCTCTGGCCGGGGCTCTGGAGCAGGCCGACATCCGGGAAAGATCTGGTGGTCATGGTTCACGGCCTTTTCCACAACGCCGGGGCCTGGGCACTCTTCCGCCACCGGCTTCATTCCAAAGGCTATGCCACGGCCTGCTTTTCCTACTCCAGCTGGGGGACGGAGCTGGAAGAAGTCGTCCGGGATCTGCAGGAATATCTGCGCGATCTGGCGGCCCGAAATCCCGGCCGGAATATCCACTTGGTGGGGCACAGTCTGGGCGGACTGCTTCTGCGGGCGGCTCTGGGCAGCATGGAAACACCGGAAAACGTACGTTCCGTGGTCACCCTCGGAGCACCCTTCGGCGGCAGCAAGCTCTCCCCTTTCGCTTTTCAGTCTTTGGGGAGGTATCTGCAATACGACGGCGAAACCGTCCGGCGTCTGGCCGCCTTGCCCCATCCCGGCCATGTCCGCTCCCTGGCCCTGTATTCCCCGGTGGATGGTCTGGTTCTGCCAAGCGATGCCCTGCACTGCTCCGCGCCGGGCTGGGTCGAAAAAGAAACGGCGCCCGTCAGCCATGTTTCCATGCTGTACGCCGAAAGCGTCTTCGAAGATGCAAAGCGATGGATGCGGGAAGTTTCAGGCAACTGA
- a CDS encoding glutamine synthetase III: MNGNSARRDAIKAITDYRTTHAPLNFSETSPTDVFGCNVFNDSVMRTRLPRNVYKSLKKTMEFGEKLDPSVADVVANAMKDWAIEKGATHFTHVFYPLTGLTAEKHDSFLVPDGKGGAVSEFSGHMLIQGEPDASSFPSGGLRTTFEARGYTAWDVTSPAFILENPNGTFLCIPTAFVSWTGEALDKKTPLLRSLQALNRQAKRVLKLFGVETRLPVTCYAGVEQEYFLIDRHFAFARPDLLIAGRTLFGAKPAKGQEFEDQYFGVTPRRVLAFMMEAERDLYKLGVPVKTRHNETAPSQFEIAPIYEPGNLATDHNQLIMTILRTVAKRYGMMCLLHEKPFAGINGSGKHLNYSIGNEEVGGLFDPGDTPHENAQFLVFCAAVIRAVHRHGALLRATVATASNDHRLGAHEAPPAIISVYLGDNLTSVFEQIKKGKVEGSKQKSIMNVGVDTLPPLPIDPGDRNRTSPFAFTGNRFEFRAVGSSMSVAGSLVALNTMVAESLDYMATELEAATGGDSSKLNAAVQTLLQKVITEHDSVIFNGDGYSVKWQEEAARRGLPNLRTTPEALPAISSLASVELFARYNVLSANELFSREEIYTEQYCKTIETEANLMLRIAKTIIFPAAVRYQNELAQACANLKAIGKEYGTTTLDQLTANLRAMQKVTYELQALMEGDKGVDSQAQARFYCHTILPAMREVRKHSDLLETIIADDLWELPSYQEMLFIR; this comes from the coding sequence ATGAACGGGAATTCGGCCCGCCGCGACGCCATCAAAGCCATCACCGACTACAGAACCACGCACGCGCCCCTGAATTTCAGCGAAACATCGCCCACGGATGTTTTCGGCTGCAACGTGTTCAACGATTCGGTCATGCGCACCCGCCTGCCCAGAAACGTCTACAAATCCCTGAAGAAGACCATGGAGTTCGGGGAAAAGCTGGACCCGTCCGTAGCGGACGTGGTGGCCAACGCCATGAAAGACTGGGCCATAGAGAAGGGCGCGACTCATTTCACCCACGTTTTCTATCCTCTGACCGGGCTCACGGCGGAAAAGCACGATTCCTTTCTCGTCCCGGACGGCAAGGGCGGCGCCGTTTCGGAATTCAGCGGGCACATGCTGATCCAGGGGGAGCCCGACGCGTCCAGTTTCCCTTCGGGCGGCCTGCGCACCACCTTCGAGGCGCGGGGCTACACGGCCTGGGACGTGACCAGCCCGGCCTTCATCCTGGAAAATCCCAACGGCACCTTTTTGTGCATTCCCACGGCCTTCGTGTCTTGGACCGGAGAGGCCCTGGACAAGAAGACACCACTTCTGCGCTCCCTTCAGGCCCTGAACAGGCAGGCCAAGCGCGTACTGAAGCTCTTCGGCGTGGAGACCAGGCTCCCCGTGACCTGCTACGCCGGAGTGGAGCAGGAATATTTTCTCATCGACCGCCATTTCGCCTTTGCCCGGCCCGATCTGCTCATCGCCGGGCGGACGCTTTTCGGGGCCAAGCCCGCCAAGGGGCAGGAATTCGAGGACCAGTATTTCGGAGTGACGCCGCGCCGCGTCCTGGCTTTCATGATGGAGGCCGAGCGAGATCTGTACAAGCTCGGTGTGCCGGTCAAAACCCGCCACAACGAGACGGCGCCCAGCCAGTTCGAGATCGCGCCCATCTACGAGCCCGGCAATCTGGCCACGGACCACAACCAGCTGATCATGACCATCCTGCGTACGGTAGCCAAGCGCTACGGCATGATGTGCCTGCTGCACGAAAAGCCCTTTGCCGGCATCAACGGCTCGGGCAAGCATCTCAACTATTCCATCGGCAACGAGGAAGTGGGCGGCCTGTTCGATCCCGGCGACACGCCGCATGAAAACGCCCAGTTTCTGGTGTTCTGCGCCGCGGTCATCCGCGCCGTGCACAGACACGGAGCCCTGCTGCGGGCCACCGTGGCCACGGCCTCCAACGATCACCGCTTGGGAGCCCATGAAGCCCCCCCGGCCATCATATCCGTTTATCTGGGAGACAATCTGACCAGCGTGTTCGAGCAGATCAAAAAGGGCAAGGTGGAGGGGTCGAAGCAGAAGTCCATCATGAACGTGGGTGTGGACACCCTGCCGCCTCTACCCATTGACCCGGGTGACCGCAACCGGACCAGCCCCTTCGCCTTCACCGGCAACCGCTTCGAATTCCGGGCCGTGGGCTCGTCCATGTCCGTGGCCGGCTCTCTGGTGGCGCTCAACACCATGGTGGCCGAGTCGCTCGACTATATGGCCACGGAACTGGAGGCGGCCACAGGCGGCGACTCCTCAAAGCTCAACGCGGCCGTGCAGACCCTGCTGCAGAAGGTCATCACGGAACACGACAGTGTCATCTTCAACGGCGACGGCTATTCCGTGAAATGGCAGGAAGAGGCCGCCCGGCGCGGTCTGCCGAATCTGAGGACCACGCCCGAAGCCCTCCCGGCCATCAGCAGCCTCGCCTCCGTCGAGCTTTTTGCCCGCTACAATGTGCTGAGCGCGAACGAACTGTTCTCCCGCGAGGAAATCTATACCGAGCAGTACTGCAAGACCATCGAGACCGAGGCCAATCTGATGCTGCGCATCGCCAAGACCATCATTTTCCCGGCGGCCGTGCGCTACCAGAACGAACTGGCCCAGGCCTGTGCGAACCTGAAGGCCATCGGCAAGGAGTACGGCACCACCACCCTGGACCAGCTCACGGCCAATCTGCGCGCCATGCAGAAGGTCACCTATGAGTTGCAGGCTCTGATGGAAGGGGACAAGGGTGTCGACAGCCAGGCCCAGGCCAGATTCTACTGCCATACCATCCTGCCCGCCATGCGGGAGGTCAGGAAGCATTCCGACCTGCTGGAAACCATTATCGCCGACGATTTGTGGGAACTGCCCAGCTATCAGGAAATGCTGTTCATTCGTTAG